In Leisingera sp. NJS204, the following are encoded in one genomic region:
- the tpiA gene encoding triose-phosphate isomerase, translated as MRRKLAAGNWKMNGTGGSLGELAALAESHAGPAADILICPPATLLSRAADIAKGSAVAIGGQDCHANASGAHTGDLSAAMLKDAGASAVILGHSERRAVHGETDAQICAKAEAALAEGLTAVICIGETLSEREGGDTLKVAGTQLAGSVPDSATGENTVVAYEPVWAIGTGKVPTLEQIAEVHNFLRAELTARFGAGTAESIRLLYGGSVKPSNAGEIFAVSNVDGALVGGASLKAADFSPIITALETA; from the coding sequence ATGCGGCGGAAACTGGCAGCAGGCAACTGGAAAATGAACGGCACCGGCGGCAGCCTGGGTGAATTGGCAGCCCTGGCCGAAAGCCATGCCGGCCCGGCTGCGGACATCCTGATCTGCCCGCCGGCAACCCTGCTGTCGCGCGCAGCCGACATTGCCAAAGGCAGCGCCGTCGCTATCGGCGGCCAGGACTGCCACGCAAACGCCTCCGGCGCCCACACCGGCGATCTTTCAGCGGCCATGCTGAAAGACGCCGGCGCCTCCGCGGTGATCCTCGGCCATTCCGAGCGCCGCGCCGTTCACGGCGAAACTGACGCCCAGATCTGCGCCAAAGCCGAAGCCGCCCTAGCAGAAGGCCTAACTGCTGTGATCTGCATCGGTGAAACCCTGTCCGAGCGCGAAGGCGGCGACACGCTGAAGGTGGCTGGCACTCAGCTTGCAGGTTCCGTCCCGGACTCTGCCACAGGCGAAAACACTGTTGTGGCATACGAACCGGTCTGGGCCATCGGCACCGGCAAAGTGCCGACGCTGGAGCAAATTGCCGAAGTGCACAACTTCCTGCGCGCCGAACTCACCGCCCGCTTCGGGGCCGGGACCGCAGAGTCCATCCGCCTGCTCTACGGCGGCTCGGTCAAACCGTCGAACGCAGGTGAGATCTTTGCCGTCTCCAATGTCGATGGCGCGCTTGTGGGCGGTGCCAGTCTGAAGGCCGCGGATTTCTCCCCGATCATCACCGCGCTGGAAACCGCCTGA
- a CDS encoding TRAP transporter large permease, giving the protein MEVVILFAMVIGLLLIGVPIAVSLGLSSTIFLLIYSDSSLASVAGTLFEAFEGHFTLLAIPFFILASSFMTTGGVARRIIRFSIACVGHLPGGLAIAGVFACMLFAALSGSSPATVVAIGSIVIAGMREVGYSKEFAAGVICNAGTLGILIPPSIVMVVYAAAVEVSVGRMFLAGVIPGLMAGLMLMVTIYVMAKVKNLPKGEWKGWGEIFESARDAGWGLFLIVIILGGIYGGIFTPTEAAAVAAVYAFFIASFVYKDMGPLSNGEGEAKTPLLRKPYALLTAFLHSDTKHTLFEAGKLTVTLLFVIANALILKHVLTDEQVPQQIATAMLSAGFGPVMFLIVVNVILLIGGQFMEPSGLLVIVAPLVFPIAIELGIDPIHLGIIMVVNMEIGMITPPVGLNLFVTSGVAGMPMMGVVRAALPFLAVLFVFLIMITYIPWLSTVLPNAVMGPEIITK; this is encoded by the coding sequence ATGGAAGTGGTAATTCTCTTTGCGATGGTGATCGGCCTGTTGCTGATCGGGGTGCCGATTGCGGTGTCGCTGGGTCTCAGCTCGACGATTTTCCTGCTGATTTACTCTGACAGTTCGCTGGCGAGCGTCGCGGGCACGCTGTTTGAGGCCTTTGAGGGGCATTTCACCCTGCTGGCGATCCCGTTTTTCATTCTGGCGTCCAGTTTCATGACAACGGGCGGCGTGGCGCGGCGGATCATCCGCTTCTCCATCGCCTGCGTTGGCCATCTTCCGGGCGGTCTGGCCATCGCTGGCGTGTTTGCCTGTATGCTGTTTGCGGCGCTTTCGGGCTCGTCGCCTGCAACTGTGGTGGCAATTGGTTCCATTGTGATCGCTGGCATGCGCGAGGTGGGCTACTCCAAGGAATTCGCGGCAGGCGTGATCTGTAACGCGGGGACGCTTGGCATCCTGATCCCGCCGTCGATTGTGATGGTGGTCTATGCAGCAGCGGTTGAAGTTTCCGTCGGCCGGATGTTCCTGGCCGGCGTCATTCCGGGGCTGATGGCCGGGCTGATGCTGATGGTGACCATCTATGTGATGGCCAAGGTCAAGAACCTGCCCAAGGGCGAGTGGAAAGGCTGGGGTGAGATCTTTGAGTCGGCGCGGGACGCGGGCTGGGGGTTGTTCCTGATCGTGATCATTCTGGGCGGCATCTATGGCGGCATCTTTACTCCGACCGAGGCGGCGGCGGTGGCGGCGGTCTATGCTTTCTTCATCGCCAGCTTTGTCTACAAGGACATGGGACCGCTGTCGAATGGTGAGGGCGAGGCAAAGACGCCGCTGTTGCGGAAGCCTTATGCACTGCTGACGGCATTCCTGCACAGCGATACCAAGCACACGCTGTTCGAGGCGGGCAAATTGACCGTGACGCTGCTGTTCGTGATTGCCAATGCGCTGATCCTGAAACATGTGCTGACCGATGAGCAGGTACCGCAGCAGATTGCCACGGCAATGCTGTCGGCAGGCTTTGGCCCGGTGATGTTCCTGATCGTGGTCAATGTGATCCTGCTGATCGGCGGTCAGTTCATGGAACCGTCGGGGCTGCTGGTCATCGTTGCACCGCTGGTGTTCCCGATTGCGATTGAGCTGGGCATTGATCCCATCCATCTGGGCATCATCATGGTGGTGAACATGGAGATCGGCATGATTACTCCGCCGGTTGGCCTGAACCTGTTTGTGACGTCGGGCGTGGCGGGGATGCCGATGATGGGGGTGGTGCGGGCAGCCTTGCCGTTCCTGGCGGTGCTCTTTGTTTTCCTGATCATGATCACCTATATTCCCTGGCTTTCCACTGTATTGCCAAACGCGGTGATGGGGCCGGAGATCATAACCAAGTAA
- a CDS encoding TRAP transporter small permease: MAGSRTGPSGLINSLEETLIALLLGLMTAITFANVIARFVFNSNILWALELTVFLFAWLVLLGASYAVKAHAHLGVDAILNMLAPGARRAVGLFAAACCIVFSLLLLKGAYDYWAVFADLPPTSGRWFPTGFDMKARSQSFYEVQDVPMVAVFKFLEDLINYGDPYEKLPKVVPYVVLPVSMLLLVFRFIQAAFQIARGDVDRLVASHEVEDELDAVRAQRGEHG; the protein is encoded by the coding sequence ATGGCGGGGTCCAGAACCGGCCCGAGCGGGCTCATCAACTCACTCGAAGAAACCCTGATCGCGCTCCTGCTGGGGCTGATGACGGCAATAACATTTGCCAATGTTATTGCGCGGTTTGTGTTCAATTCCAACATTTTATGGGCGCTGGAGCTGACCGTGTTCCTGTTTGCCTGGCTGGTGCTTTTGGGCGCCTCTTATGCGGTGAAGGCCCATGCGCATCTGGGCGTCGATGCCATTTTGAACATGCTGGCACCGGGCGCGCGCCGCGCGGTGGGGCTATTTGCTGCCGCCTGCTGCATCGTGTTCTCGTTGCTGCTGCTGAAAGGCGCCTATGACTATTGGGCGGTGTTTGCGGATCTGCCGCCGACCTCGGGGCGCTGGTTCCCGACCGGGTTTGACATGAAGGCACGCAGCCAGAGCTTTTACGAGGTGCAGGATGTGCCGATGGTGGCGGTCTTCAAGTTTCTTGAGGACCTGATCAACTACGGCGATCCTTATGAGAAACTGCCGAAAGTGGTGCCCTATGTGGTGCTGCCGGTGTCGATGCTGCTTTTGGTGTTCCGCTTTATCCAGGCGGCGTTCCAGATCGCGCGCGGTGATGTGGACCGGCTGGTGGCCAGCCATGAAGTGGAAGATGAGCTGGACGCCGTGCGGGCGCAGCGCGGGGAGCATGGCTGA
- a CDS encoding DctP family TRAP transporter solute-binding subunit, with protein MKFLTTAATALALTVTAGAASAACDDGEIVVKFSHVTNTDKHPKGIAASLLESRVNEEMNGTMCIEVYPNSTLYNDNKVLEAMLQGDVQLAAPSLSKFEKFTKQFRLFDLPFMFKNIDAVDAFQGSETGQEMLDSMQRRGLQGLAYWHNGMKQMSANKPLVEPTDANGLKFRVQSSDVLVAQMEAIGGSPQKMAFSEVYGALQQGVVDGQENTWSNIYGKKFFEVQDGVTETNHGALDYLVVTSVDWLDSLDPAVRDQFLTILNEVTATRNAESTKVNGEARQAIIDAGGVVRELSPGQRAAWVEAMKPVWEKFAGDVGQEKIDAAQAINAGL; from the coding sequence ATGAAATTCCTGACCACTGCCGCCACCGCACTGGCACTGACCGTCACCGCAGGCGCTGCAAGTGCTGCTTGCGACGACGGCGAGATCGTGGTGAAGTTCAGCCATGTCACCAACACCGACAAGCACCCCAAGGGGATTGCCGCGTCGCTGCTGGAGAGCCGCGTGAACGAAGAGATGAACGGCACCATGTGCATCGAGGTCTATCCGAACTCGACACTGTACAATGACAACAAGGTGCTGGAAGCGATGCTGCAGGGCGACGTGCAGCTGGCAGCACCGTCCCTGTCGAAGTTTGAGAAGTTCACCAAGCAGTTCCGCCTGTTCGACCTGCCGTTCATGTTCAAGAACATCGACGCCGTGGATGCGTTCCAGGGGTCCGAAACCGGCCAGGAGATGCTGGATTCGATGCAGCGCCGCGGTCTGCAGGGGCTGGCCTACTGGCACAACGGCATGAAGCAGATGTCGGCCAACAAGCCGCTGGTCGAGCCCACGGATGCCAATGGGCTGAAGTTCCGGGTGCAGTCCTCGGACGTGCTGGTGGCGCAGATGGAAGCGATCGGCGGCTCGCCACAGAAGATGGCATTCTCGGAAGTATACGGCGCGCTGCAACAAGGTGTTGTGGACGGGCAGGAGAACACCTGGTCGAACATCTATGGGAAGAAGTTCTTTGAGGTGCAGGACGGTGTGACCGAGACCAACCACGGCGCGCTGGACTATCTGGTGGTAACGTCCGTGGACTGGCTGGACAGCCTGGACCCGGCGGTGCGCGACCAGTTCCTGACCATCCTGAACGAGGTGACCGCGACCCGGAACGCCGAGTCGACCAAGGTGAACGGCGAAGCCCGCCAGGCGATCATCGATGCCGGCGGCGTTGTGCGTGAGCTGAGCCCTGGGCAGCGCGCGGCCTGGGTCGAAGCAATGAAGCCCGTGTGGGAGAAATTTGCAGGCGACGTCGGCCAGGAGAAGATCGACGCCGCGCAAGCCATTAACGCAGGCCTGTAA